A window of the Cystobacter fuscus genome harbors these coding sequences:
- a CDS encoding ATP-grasp domain-containing protein, producing MNHFVFIESNTTGTGRLAVERLLAQGEQVTFITRQPKKYPFLQRATAGLRVLEVETNDVEAVKARVRELKQQTPPNALVTFSTFYVPTVAEVAADSGFRYLNARAAHDCHDKYRSRQVLRRAGLPTPDFWLVTTDEELRRLSETVRYPCVVKPIAESGSNGVRLVHHREELVAHAQTLRARRVNEREQPLQGHLLIESLLSGPEFSVETITLGPGRTQVLGVTAKHLSTPPHFVEMGHDFPAELEPKERRALEEATVAALEAVGFDWGPAHTEIRLTPSGPVVVEINPRLAGGMIPEMVRYATGIDQLTVMLDMLLGKAVSLEPTRQEYAAIRFLTAPRRGRITHVTGVEEARRLPGIREVSVDKGVGSVVRFPENAIDRLGYVIASSPNRAEAIASVNQARTLIELQLEDVQE from the coding sequence ATGAACCACTTCGTCTTCATCGAGAGCAACACCACGGGCACGGGTCGGCTCGCGGTGGAGCGCCTGCTGGCGCAGGGCGAGCAGGTGACGTTCATCACCCGGCAGCCGAAGAAGTACCCCTTCCTCCAGCGGGCAACGGCCGGGCTGCGCGTCCTCGAGGTGGAGACCAACGACGTGGAGGCGGTGAAGGCGCGCGTGCGCGAGCTGAAGCAGCAGACTCCGCCCAACGCGCTCGTCACCTTCTCCACCTTCTACGTGCCCACCGTCGCCGAGGTCGCGGCGGACAGCGGCTTCCGCTACCTCAATGCGCGGGCGGCGCACGACTGCCACGACAAGTACCGCTCGCGCCAGGTGCTGCGGCGCGCCGGCCTGCCGACACCTGACTTCTGGCTGGTGACGACGGACGAGGAGTTGCGGCGGCTCAGCGAGACGGTGCGCTACCCGTGCGTGGTCAAGCCCATCGCGGAGAGCGGCAGCAACGGCGTGCGCCTGGTCCACCACCGAGAAGAGCTGGTGGCCCATGCCCAGACACTGCGGGCCCGGAGAGTCAATGAGCGGGAGCAGCCGCTGCAGGGCCACCTGCTCATCGAGAGCCTGCTGAGCGGCCCCGAGTTCAGCGTCGAGACCATCACCCTGGGACCGGGCCGCACCCAGGTCCTCGGCGTCACCGCCAAGCACCTGTCCACCCCGCCGCACTTCGTGGAGATGGGGCACGACTTCCCGGCCGAGCTGGAGCCGAAGGAGCGGAGGGCCCTGGAGGAAGCCACGGTGGCGGCGCTGGAGGCGGTGGGGTTTGACTGGGGCCCGGCGCACACCGAGATTCGCCTCACCCCCAGCGGCCCGGTGGTGGTGGAAATCAACCCGCGGCTGGCCGGAGGGATGATTCCCGAGATGGTGCGCTACGCCACGGGCATTGACCAGCTCACGGTGATGTTGGACATGCTGCTGGGCAAGGCGGTGTCGTTGGAGCCGACGCGCCAGGAGTACGCGGCCATCCGCTTCCTGACGGCACCGCGCCGGGGCCGAATCACCCACGTGACGGGGGTAGAGGAAGCCCGGCGACTGCCCGGCATCCGCGAGGTGAGCGTGGACAAGGGAGTGGGCAGCGTGGTCCGCTTCCCGGAGAACGCCATCGATCGGCTGGGCTACGTCATTGCCAGCAGTCCCAACCGGGCGGAGGCGATCGCGAGCGTCAACCAGGCGCGCACGCTCATCGAACTCCAGCTCGAGGACGTCCAGGAATAG
- a CDS encoding tyrosine-type recombinase/integrase, whose amino-acid sequence MAYAFFRASHREAKAGASLVRYRGQLGVWYLGYKDEHGRSRQCKSAAATQAEAEKLATELERKAERVRLGVDAAVKEDMPLREGVALYLASLPPEYRSKAQLESRFRLRILPHLGELLCRAITPADVKRMLAANADTAAQTREHLRVAVAGCFSFLIRDLKLVTGENPAAALGKVAIPKSRPKFLQMEDVPRLLSAVPAHYRAVFTVAVGTGLRKGELLALRWDDLDLGRRCLHVGRSHDSHTTKGGRARVIPVPSWLVPLFVELAREVRSAFIFPDERGGQQKKWVAFHRIMKTALARAGLVEGFDHRCVSRGARKGCGHVERRADKARVACPGCGAQLWPTPVPLPLSFKDLRSTFGTWAYAQTGNIRFVQEVLGHADVRVTEERYSHVLEENLLHLADQVNFGPPPGVEGGLSSVSQLQVTRGQPRGNPGRGARVHPPTFRGREDMRATPSNGGERLFLPPEPKAAGSTPASRADGTRRNSSEKSRGVRRETRPPRLPHQTVAGLPHGPCSAVAPVPG is encoded by the coding sequence GTGGCCTACGCCTTCTTCCGAGCCAGCCATCGTGAGGCCAAGGCCGGGGCGAGTCTCGTTCGCTACCGGGGCCAGCTCGGCGTCTGGTACCTCGGTTACAAGGACGAGCACGGCCGATCGCGGCAGTGCAAGTCCGCCGCGGCCACCCAGGCCGAGGCGGAGAAGCTCGCCACGGAACTCGAGCGCAAGGCCGAGCGCGTACGCCTGGGCGTGGACGCCGCGGTGAAGGAGGACATGCCGCTTCGGGAGGGGGTGGCGCTCTACCTCGCCTCGCTTCCGCCCGAGTACCGCAGCAAGGCCCAGCTGGAGTCGCGCTTCCGCCTGCGCATCCTCCCCCACCTGGGCGAGCTGCTGTGCCGGGCCATCACCCCCGCGGACGTGAAGCGGATGCTCGCCGCCAACGCCGACACGGCGGCGCAGACGCGTGAGCACCTGCGCGTGGCGGTGGCGGGCTGCTTCTCCTTCCTCATCCGCGATTTGAAGCTCGTCACCGGGGAGAACCCCGCCGCCGCGCTGGGCAAGGTGGCCATTCCGAAGAGCCGGCCGAAGTTCCTCCAGATGGAGGACGTGCCCCGGCTGCTCTCCGCGGTGCCCGCTCACTACCGGGCCGTCTTCACCGTGGCGGTGGGCACGGGCCTGCGCAAGGGCGAGTTGCTCGCGCTGCGCTGGGACGACCTGGATCTTGGGCGCCGCTGCCTCCATGTGGGGCGCAGCCACGACAGCCACACCACCAAGGGCGGCCGGGCCCGCGTCATCCCCGTGCCCTCCTGGCTGGTGCCCCTCTTCGTCGAGCTCGCGCGCGAGGTCCGGAGCGCCTTCATCTTCCCGGACGAGCGCGGAGGGCAGCAGAAGAAGTGGGTGGCCTTTCACCGCATCATGAAGACGGCGCTCGCGCGGGCGGGTCTCGTGGAGGGGTTTGATCACCGCTGCGTCTCCCGGGGCGCGCGCAAGGGGTGTGGTCACGTGGAGCGCCGGGCGGACAAGGCCCGGGTCGCGTGCCCGGGTTGCGGCGCCCAGTTGTGGCCCACGCCGGTGCCCCTGCCGCTGAGCTTCAAGGATCTCCGCTCCACCTTCGGCACCTGGGCCTACGCCCAGACGGGCAACATCCGCTTCGTGCAGGAGGTGCTCGGTCACGCGGACGTCAGGGTGACGGAGGAGCGTTACAGCCACGTACTGGAGGAGAACCTTCTGCACCTCGCCGATCAGGTGAATTTCGGGCCGCCACCAGGGGTGGAGGGCGGGCTGAGTTCTGTCAGTCAGTTGCAAGTGACGCGCGGACAACCGCGAGGAAACCCGGGGAGGGGCGCGAGGGTGCACCCCCCCACTTTCAGAGGGAGAGAGGACATGAGAGCAACACCGAGCAATGGCGGGGAAAGATTATTTCTGCCTCCGGAGCCAAAGGCCGCAGGTTCGACTCCTGCATCGCGCGCTGATGGAACCCGGCGGAACTCCTCGGAGAAATCCCGAGGAGTCCGCCGGGAGACTCGGCCCCCCAGGCTTCCCCATCAGACAGTTGCAGGTCTGCCGCACGGGCCTTGCTCGGCTGTCGCGCCTGTTCCTGGTTGA
- a CDS encoding helix-turn-helix domain-containing protein, whose product MCLPNAQQPVESVMDAGVVSVSDDSAWTVEEAARFLGIAPKTLYRWASEGLVPSVKMGNLRRFSPRALAAWREGRTHGGR is encoded by the coding sequence ATGTGCCTGCCCAATGCACAGCAGCCGGTGGAGAGTGTGATGGATGCAGGTGTGGTTTCAGTGTCAGACGACTCGGCATGGACGGTGGAGGAGGCCGCGCGCTTCCTCGGCATTGCCCCGAAGACGCTCTACCGGTGGGCGTCGGAGGGTCTGGTTCCCAGTGTGAAGATGGGCAACCTCCGGCGCTTCAGCCCTCGAGCTCTCGCCGCCTGGCGCGAAGGGCGCACCCACGGGGGTAGGTAG